The following are from one region of the Halobacteriovorax vibrionivorans genome:
- a CDS encoding LysR substrate-binding domain-containing protein codes for MTITQLEYVLAVDKHRHFRKASEECHVSQPTLSMQIQKLEDSLGFVIFDRSKNPIVPTIEGEIFITQARVVTREFKKLKDIASDPIVGIEGEFKLGVIPTLAPYLVPLFLSRFMKEFPKVDLIIEERTTEEIIDKLDRDELDAGLLVTPLHNNQIIERVLFYEPLYGFISKDHELYHKTQLDFSDLDKDGLWLLQEGHCLRGQVLNLCKKVKGFQHFESGSLETIKNLVAKDSGYTIIPHLDVQDITGARKKMVRPFKQPVPTREVSIAYSRIFYKEKVIDAIEETILKLIPKELKSYKNTDVEIVPID; via the coding sequence ATGACAATAACACAACTGGAATACGTACTTGCTGTTGATAAACACCGCCACTTCAGAAAAGCTTCTGAAGAATGCCATGTTTCACAACCAACTTTAAGTATGCAAATCCAGAAGCTCGAAGATAGTTTGGGTTTTGTTATATTTGATCGCTCTAAGAATCCTATTGTACCAACAATTGAAGGTGAGATCTTTATTACTCAAGCAAGAGTTGTTACAAGAGAGTTTAAAAAATTAAAAGATATTGCCAGTGATCCAATCGTTGGAATTGAAGGTGAGTTTAAATTAGGTGTTATCCCGACTCTTGCACCATATCTCGTTCCTCTTTTTTTGAGTCGTTTTATGAAAGAGTTCCCTAAAGTTGATCTCATTATTGAAGAGCGAACAACTGAAGAAATTATTGATAAATTAGACCGTGATGAGCTTGATGCTGGTCTTCTAGTCACTCCTCTTCATAATAATCAAATTATTGAAAGAGTATTATTTTATGAGCCACTATATGGTTTCATTTCAAAAGATCATGAACTTTACCACAAGACCCAATTAGACTTTTCAGACCTTGATAAAGATGGCCTGTGGCTTCTACAAGAAGGTCATTGTCTAAGAGGCCAAGTTTTAAATCTATGTAAGAAAGTAAAAGGCTTTCAGCATTTTGAAAGTGGCTCTTTAGAGACGATAAAGAATCTTGTGGCAAAGGATAGTGGTTACACTATTATTCCTCATCTTGATGTCCAAGATATAACTGGTGCACGCAAGAAAATGGTTCGTCCATTTAAACAACCAGTTCCGACACGTGAAGTTTCTATTGCCTATAGTCGTATCTTCTATAAAGAGAAAGTAATTGATGCTATTGAAGAAACTATTCTAAAACTTATTCCAAAAGAGTTAAAAAGTTACAAAAATACAGATGTTGAAATAGTTCCAATTGATTAA
- a CDS encoding leucyl aminopeptidase family protein, which produces MNIVPSIMATKKSAAKNLRSTVTKVYLLTTEALKDSKITHSESIPEWIIERIGDEKEVSILGSEGPIIFKVIDTQSQEDQHYNLIADSNYSIAREALGSLVGSIKKERSKKVEINFFGLDEEMVTGAIVGLELALYRYNEELSHGSITFLDDGKKVKKSIADKALAIAQSINTARHLVNLPANLLNPVTYTNAVKKHFAKSSTMKVVVYDEKKLEKEKCGLILSVGQAAANPPRIVHLKYRPAGAKGKPTAIVGKGITFDSGGLNVKSGAGMGVMKKDMGGSATVMGFATWLEKSGVKKKVDIYLALAENAINEHASRPGDIYTSRNGLKVEIGNTDAEGRLALADAMDIAITQKEKPEVLIDFATLTGAAKVSMGDFVTSMFANDDELADKLLRASQANGDLSWRMPLYRPYYKGFKSNFADMNNMSKVKGGSIGAALFLEKFIGDTKWAHFDIFGWTSGFRPSLVQQGGSGQGVETLIGYFKN; this is translated from the coding sequence ATGAATATCGTTCCATCAATTATGGCAACTAAGAAAAGTGCCGCAAAAAACCTACGTTCAACAGTAACAAAAGTTTATCTTCTAACTACTGAAGCTCTTAAAGACAGTAAAATTACTCATTCAGAAAGTATTCCAGAATGGATTATTGAGAGAATTGGAGATGAGAAAGAAGTTAGTATCCTTGGTAGTGAAGGACCAATTATCTTTAAGGTTATCGACACTCAAAGCCAAGAAGATCAACACTATAACCTCATTGCTGACAGCAATTACTCTATTGCCAGAGAGGCCCTAGGCTCTCTTGTTGGAAGCATTAAGAAAGAGCGCTCTAAGAAAGTTGAAATCAATTTCTTTGGACTAGATGAAGAAATGGTAACTGGTGCAATCGTTGGTTTAGAACTTGCGCTATATCGTTACAACGAAGAGTTAAGTCATGGTTCAATTACATTCCTAGATGATGGGAAGAAAGTTAAAAAATCAATTGCTGATAAAGCACTGGCCATTGCTCAGTCAATTAATACAGCAAGACACCTAGTAAACCTTCCAGCAAACTTACTTAACCCAGTAACTTATACAAATGCTGTAAAGAAACACTTTGCAAAGTCTTCAACAATGAAAGTCGTTGTCTACGATGAAAAGAAGCTAGAAAAAGAAAAGTGCGGTCTAATCCTAAGTGTTGGACAAGCTGCTGCAAATCCTCCAAGAATTGTTCATTTAAAATATAGGCCAGCAGGAGCAAAGGGAAAACCTACTGCAATCGTTGGAAAAGGTATCACTTTTGATAGTGGTGGACTTAATGTTAAAAGTGGCGCCGGAATGGGTGTTATGAAAAAAGACATGGGTGGATCAGCAACAGTTATGGGCTTTGCTACATGGCTTGAGAAATCAGGAGTTAAAAAGAAAGTTGATATCTATCTAGCTCTTGCAGAAAATGCAATTAATGAGCACGCTTCTCGTCCAGGAGATATCTACACTTCTCGTAATGGACTTAAAGTCGAAATTGGAAACACTGATGCAGAAGGAAGACTAGCTCTTGCAGATGCAATGGATATTGCAATCACTCAAAAAGAAAAACCTGAAGTACTTATCGACTTCGCGACTCTTACAGGTGCAGCAAAAGTTTCAATGGGTGATTTTGTTACAAGCATGTTTGCAAATGATGATGAACTCGCTGATAAGCTTTTAAGAGCATCACAAGCAAATGGTGATCTTTCGTGGCGTATGCCTCTTTACCGCCCATATTATAAAGGATTCAAATCGAATTTTGCAGATATGAATAATATGTCTAAGGTTAAAGGTGGCTCAATTGGTGCTGCTCTTTTCCTAGAAAAGTTCATTGGTGATACAAAGTGGGCACACTTTGATATCTTCGGTTGGACATCAGGATTTAGGCCATCACTTGTTCAACAAGGTGGATCTGGTCAAGGTGTTGAAACGCTAATTGGTTACTTTAAAAATTAG
- a CDS encoding trypsin-like serine peptidase, translating into MSVKGYMVFLVVMSTFLTVSCGDSVPAGNATSMTGSIIVGEVDWVEVTTFDSESEIRKNSKAVADVQFANGGRCTGFFVSDDVLMTNEHCIGSASDVVGMKVFMKHEKGVPESEYAEVKCNEFIGNDVTLDYALVKCEGSPGQRYGKVTLETTQAVEGDSIYIIQQNCDYYSDYNCNWNKKVSEGKVVGVETDVFYDADTLGGSSGSPVFNADSDKVFAIHHAGYGGGWTGRGIKNAAVPMSKIVPHMQANFPSVLADSGDSSDDGSTTPSQDNNTFETAAKLESGDSFKAEIESSQEMDFYKVEMKAGEVLDFEIKFSHAQGDLDFVVYKKVGGSFKVVSRKQSSTDDERVRLRVSTSKAYYIKVYGYRGATAEYEVKFKK; encoded by the coding sequence ATGTCAGTGAAAGGTTACATGGTTTTTTTAGTCGTAATGTCCACATTTTTAACGGTCTCATGTGGAGATTCAGTTCCTGCAGGTAATGCAACTTCAATGACGGGATCAATTATTGTAGGAGAAGTTGATTGGGTAGAAGTTACGACTTTTGATTCTGAATCGGAGATCAGAAAGAATTCGAAGGCCGTGGCCGATGTGCAATTTGCAAATGGTGGAAGATGTACAGGTTTCTTTGTTTCAGATGATGTTCTAATGACTAATGAGCACTGTATTGGAAGTGCATCAGATGTTGTTGGGATGAAAGTATTTATGAAGCATGAGAAAGGAGTGCCTGAGTCAGAATATGCAGAGGTTAAGTGTAATGAGTTTATCGGAAATGATGTAACTTTAGATTATGCCTTAGTTAAATGTGAAGGAAGTCCTGGACAGAGATATGGAAAAGTTACTTTAGAAACAACTCAAGCTGTTGAAGGAGATAGTATCTATATCATCCAACAAAATTGTGACTACTATTCTGATTACAATTGTAACTGGAATAAGAAAGTATCAGAAGGAAAGGTTGTCGGAGTTGAAACAGATGTATTCTATGATGCTGATACTTTAGGCGGCTCATCAGGATCTCCAGTATTTAACGCTGACTCAGATAAGGTCTTTGCTATCCACCATGCTGGTTACGGAGGAGGATGGACTGGGCGAGGTATCAAGAATGCGGCAGTACCAATGAGTAAGATTGTACCTCATATGCAAGCAAACTTTCCTTCAGTCTTAGCTGATAGTGGTGATAGTAGTGATGATGGTTCAACAACTCCATCACAAGATAATAATACATTTGAAACAGCTGCAAAATTAGAGTCGGGAGATTCATTTAAAGCTGAAATCGAAAGCTCACAAGAGATGGATTTTTATAAAGTAGAAATGAAAGCAGGTGAGGTATTGGATTTTGAAATCAAGTTCTCTCATGCTCAAGGTGACTTAGACTTCGTTGTCTATAAGAAAGTAGGTGGATCATTTAAAGTTGTAAGCCGCAAGCAGTCTTCAACAGATGATGAACGAGTAAGATTACGTGTTTCAACAAGTAAAGCTTATTATATAAAAGTTTATGGTTATAGAGGAGCGACAGCAGAATACGAAGTGAAATTTAAGAAGTAA
- a CDS encoding NADP-dependent malic enzyme — protein sequence MSETKTDKAQVDAQKIQKALDYHSMGKPGKIEVIATKPCLTASDLTKAYSPGVAHPCLEIAKNPDDVYKYTAKGNLVAVVSNGSAVLGLGNIGPAAGKPVMEGKGILFKRFADIDVFDIEVDETSVEGMVNVVKSLEPTFGGINLEDIKAPECFEIEKQLIEKMDIPVFHDDQHGTAIIAAAGFINALELSGKKIEDVKVVFSGAGAASMACANIFFALGVKNENLMMTDSRGVIYKGRKDGMNEYKEKYAIDTDARTLGDAMNNADVFIGCSAKGVLTKDMVKTMASNPIIFAMANPDPEILPSEVEEVRDDAIMATGRSDFPNQVNNVLGFPSIFRGALDVRAKKINEEMKLAAVYALANLAKEEVPDEVKLAYQGEDFKYGRNYIIPKPFDTRVLTKLAPAVAKAAMDTGVARTNITDLQEYSEHLASRLSASGAFMKTVRDRLASQIKARDGKKIKMVFAEGVNTRILHVAKTLAEGDAIQPILLGHPDDIRAKIKSLNLDDVLDDSIEIIRPRKAPNFKEFYTEYCEMKQREGVSLNAAEDLMIQENYYGSMMVKKGLADTFIAGPSLNYSDCLKPALSVIGAQPGKKAAGVFILVFKDRVLFLADTTVQPDPSAEDLVEIAKSTQHLYKSLMRREPRIAFLSYSNFGDSKLPDARKMKNATKMAKEKYPELIIEGEMQADVAVNENIMNHLFDFSKLGGSADILIFPELNSANISYKLLAQLSEASAIGPILAPMNQTVNIIQRTASIKEIVDSCRLTALRALEEPKH from the coding sequence ATGTCGGAAACAAAAACTGATAAGGCGCAAGTGGACGCGCAAAAAATTCAAAAGGCCCTTGATTATCACTCAATGGGTAAACCAGGTAAAATTGAAGTTATTGCAACGAAGCCATGTTTAACTGCTTCGGATCTAACTAAAGCATACTCACCAGGTGTTGCTCATCCATGTCTAGAAATTGCAAAAAACCCAGATGATGTTTACAAGTACACTGCAAAAGGAAACCTTGTTGCTGTTGTATCAAATGGTTCAGCGGTTTTAGGTCTTGGAAATATTGGACCTGCAGCTGGTAAGCCAGTAATGGAAGGTAAAGGTATTCTATTCAAGCGTTTTGCCGACATCGATGTATTCGACATTGAAGTAGATGAGACTTCTGTTGAAGGAATGGTAAACGTTGTAAAGTCACTTGAACCAACTTTTGGTGGGATCAACCTAGAAGACATCAAAGCTCCTGAGTGTTTTGAAATTGAAAAACAATTAATAGAAAAAATGGATATTCCAGTATTCCATGATGACCAACACGGGACTGCAATTATTGCAGCAGCTGGTTTCATCAATGCCCTAGAATTATCTGGAAAGAAAATCGAAGATGTAAAAGTTGTCTTCTCTGGTGCAGGTGCCGCTTCAATGGCATGTGCAAATATCTTCTTCGCTCTTGGTGTAAAAAACGAAAACTTGATGATGACAGACTCTCGCGGTGTTATCTACAAGGGCCGTAAAGACGGAATGAACGAATACAAAGAAAAGTACGCAATTGATACCGATGCAAGAACGCTTGGCGATGCCATGAATAATGCTGATGTATTTATTGGTTGTTCAGCAAAAGGTGTTTTAACAAAAGACATGGTTAAAACAATGGCCTCTAATCCAATTATCTTTGCAATGGCCAATCCAGACCCAGAAATTCTTCCAAGTGAAGTTGAAGAAGTTCGCGATGACGCTATTATGGCAACGGGACGCTCAGACTTCCCTAACCAAGTTAATAATGTTTTAGGTTTCCCTTCAATCTTTAGGGGGGCCCTTGATGTTCGCGCTAAGAAAATTAATGAAGAGATGAAACTAGCTGCTGTCTATGCTCTAGCAAATCTTGCAAAAGAAGAAGTTCCTGATGAAGTTAAATTAGCTTATCAAGGTGAAGACTTTAAATATGGAAGAAATTACATCATTCCAAAGCCATTTGATACAAGAGTTCTCACAAAGCTTGCACCAGCAGTTGCAAAAGCAGCAATGGATACAGGTGTTGCAAGAACAAATATTACAGATCTTCAAGAGTATTCAGAGCACCTAGCAAGTCGTCTATCGGCATCTGGTGCATTTATGAAAACTGTTCGAGATCGTCTTGCTTCACAAATTAAAGCTCGTGATGGAAAGAAAATTAAGATGGTATTTGCAGAAGGTGTTAATACGAGAATTCTTCATGTTGCTAAAACACTAGCAGAAGGTGATGCAATTCAACCAATCCTTCTTGGTCACCCAGATGATATTAGAGCTAAGATTAAATCACTCAACCTTGATGATGTTCTTGATGATAGCATCGAAATTATTCGCCCACGTAAAGCTCCAAATTTCAAAGAGTTCTACACTGAATATTGTGAAATGAAACAAAGAGAAGGTGTCTCTCTAAATGCAGCTGAAGACTTAATGATTCAAGAGAATTACTATGGATCAATGATGGTTAAAAAAGGTCTAGCAGATACATTTATTGCTGGTCCAAGTCTTAACTATAGTGACTGTCTAAAGCCAGCTTTAAGCGTAATCGGTGCACAGCCAGGAAAGAAGGCAGCCGGTGTCTTTATTCTAGTATTTAAAGACCGTGTTCTATTCCTAGCAGACACTACAGTTCAACCAGATCCTTCAGCAGAAGATCTTGTGGAGATTGCAAAGTCGACTCAGCACTTATACAAGTCTTTAATGAGAAGAGAGCCAAGAATTGCATTCTTAAGTTACTCTAACTTTGGTGACTCAAAACTTCCTGATGCAAGAAAAATGAAAAACGCAACGAAGATGGCAAAAGAGAAGTACCCTGAATTAATTATTGAAGGGGAAATGCAGGCCGACGTTGCAGTTAATGAAAATATTATGAATCACCTATTTGATTTCAGTAAGCTTGGTGGTTCTGCAGATATCCTAATCTTCCCAGAACTTAACTCAGCAAATATTTCATATAAGTTACTTGCACAATTAAGTGAAGCTTCAGCAATTGGGCCAATTCTTGCTCCAATGAATCAAACAGTTAATATCATTCAAAGAACTGCTTCGATTAAAGAAATTGTTGACTCTTGTCGCTTAACAGCTCTAAGAGCACTTGAAGAACCGAAACACTAA
- a CDS encoding YdcF family protein, with protein MFDKKYVFETTETRFWRKATSLFFKVLFVFLGYSLLSYILILYSQNENVKTKETFFKKRPDLIAVFTGDRGRIQEAIKLAKEYNQENILISGVHTNNNVNILVRTHDITDEINHDFLDIDYNARNTLENVLETLQALRKKSNIETVLIVSHDYHILRIKSILNYRRRETDNYQFYYWGVKSDLASFRSLKIIYKEVFKYFRTLTYLALASKD; from the coding sequence ATGTTTGATAAGAAGTATGTATTCGAGACCACAGAGACAAGATTTTGGAGAAAGGCAACGAGCCTTTTCTTCAAAGTCTTATTTGTTTTCCTCGGATACTCTCTTCTTTCTTATATCCTCATACTCTACTCACAAAACGAAAACGTAAAAACGAAAGAGACCTTCTTTAAAAAGAGGCCTGACCTTATCGCCGTCTTCACTGGTGATCGCGGACGAATTCAAGAGGCCATAAAACTAGCTAAGGAATACAATCAAGAAAATATTCTGATCTCAGGTGTTCACACAAATAATAATGTAAATATCCTAGTTAGAACTCATGATATTACAGATGAAATTAATCATGACTTTCTTGATATTGATTATAATGCGAGAAATACCCTGGAAAACGTTCTTGAGACACTACAGGCCTTACGTAAGAAGAGTAATATTGAAACTGTTTTAATCGTTTCTCACGATTATCACATCCTTAGAATCAAATCGATTCTAAACTACAGAAGAAGAGAAACTGATAATTACCAATTCTATTACTGGGGGGTCAAGTCTGATCTCGCATCTTTTAGAAGTCTAAAAATCATCTACAAAGAAGTATTTAAATACTTCAGAACACTTACTTACTTAGCTCTTGCAAGTAAAGATTAA
- a CDS encoding sodium:solute symporter family protein, whose amino-acid sequence MQNKINLLESLSTLDLFIFFSILGITIASVIYGQYRMNKTNEKETFLDLLIMGRRLTLPLFIATLVATWYGGIFGVTEIAFNQGIYNFVTQGVFWYVAYIIFALFLIHKIEPYRAVTLPDLVGKMFGPKSAKITAIFNFFNVIPIAYAISLGIFIQLLFGGSLFANTAIGVSFVVLYSMWGGLRSVVYSDLIQFFVMCAAVLLVLVFSIFEFGGISFLKANLPESYWSLTGKNSLATTFVWGFIALSTLVDPNFYQRCFSAVNGKVSKKGILISTAIWFCFDICTTFGAMYAKAVIPNTESSQAYLTYAVQILPHGLKGFLLAGIIATILSTLDSYLFIAGTNLAYDLAPKKLRGRVWIHHFGVIFVGVLTVIMSVYFQGNIKSVWKTLGSFSASCLLLPVMFGHLFPKKISDNQFVTACIAGVITTATWRHIPKTGFYQNIDELYMGIVATSLTLISYHLIRDKKLVG is encoded by the coding sequence ATGCAAAATAAAATTAATCTCTTAGAGAGCCTCTCTACTTTAGATTTATTTATCTTTTTTTCAATACTTGGAATTACAATAGCAAGTGTAATCTACGGTCAGTACCGTATGAATAAAACAAATGAAAAGGAAACTTTTCTCGATCTCTTAATCATGGGAAGACGATTAACACTTCCTCTTTTTATCGCAACTTTAGTAGCAACTTGGTACGGAGGGATTTTTGGGGTTACTGAAATCGCCTTTAATCAGGGGATTTACAACTTTGTTACTCAAGGGGTGTTTTGGTATGTCGCCTATATTATCTTCGCTCTATTTCTTATTCATAAAATTGAACCATATCGTGCCGTAACACTTCCAGACCTGGTAGGAAAAATGTTTGGGCCAAAGTCTGCAAAGATCACAGCAATCTTTAACTTCTTCAATGTTATTCCTATTGCATATGCAATTAGTTTAGGGATTTTTATTCAGCTACTCTTTGGAGGCAGCTTATTTGCCAATACAGCAATAGGCGTAAGCTTTGTTGTTCTCTATTCAATGTGGGGAGGACTTCGCTCCGTTGTTTACTCAGACTTAATTCAGTTCTTTGTAATGTGTGCAGCAGTCTTACTTGTTCTCGTTTTTTCAATATTTGAATTTGGTGGAATAAGCTTTTTGAAGGCCAATCTCCCTGAAAGCTACTGGAGCTTAACCGGTAAGAACTCACTTGCAACGACATTTGTCTGGGGATTCATTGCTCTTTCAACTTTAGTTGATCCAAACTTTTATCAAAGATGTTTTTCTGCTGTAAATGGAAAGGTTTCTAAAAAAGGTATACTTATCTCAACTGCCATTTGGTTTTGCTTTGATATTTGTACAACATTCGGTGCAATGTATGCCAAGGCCGTCATTCCAAATACAGAAAGCTCACAAGCATACTTAACTTATGCCGTACAAATTCTTCCTCACGGACTTAAAGGTTTTTTACTTGCAGGAATTATTGCAACAATTCTATCAACTCTGGACTCATATCTATTCATAGCTGGTACAAATTTAGCTTACGATCTAGCGCCAAAAAAGCTTCGCGGTCGTGTTTGGATTCACCATTTTGGTGTTATTTTTGTTGGCGTATTAACAGTAATTATGTCCGTTTATTTTCAAGGAAATATAAAATCTGTTTGGAAAACATTAGGCTCTTTTTCTGCCTCGTGTCTACTGCTTCCAGTCATGTTTGGACACCTATTTCCAAAGAAAATCTCCGACAACCAATTTGTGACGGCATGTATAGCAGGAGTCATCACTACTGCAACGTGGCGACATATACCAAAAACTGGCTTCTACCAAAATATAGATGAGCTGTATATGGGTATTGTTGCAACTAGTCTAACACTGATTTCTTACCACCTAATTAGGGATAAAAAACTGGTCGGATAA
- a CDS encoding Rid family detoxifying hydrolase, which yields MSFKKNIISTDKAPSAVGTYSQGVEFNGVFYFSGQIGIDPADGVLKEGFVPQLDQIMKNIDGLLESQELTRENIIKTTIFVTDLANFGEVNAAYEKYFTAPYPARSCVQAAALPKDAVVEIEVIAAKN from the coding sequence ATGAGTTTTAAAAAGAATATAATCTCAACAGATAAAGCACCAAGTGCAGTAGGTACTTACTCACAGGGTGTCGAATTCAATGGCGTTTTCTACTTTTCAGGACAAATTGGAATTGATCCAGCTGACGGAGTTCTTAAAGAAGGATTTGTTCCACAGCTTGATCAAATCATGAAAAATATAGACGGCCTTTTAGAGTCTCAAGAGCTTACAAGAGAAAATATTATTAAAACGACAATCTTCGTTACAGATCTTGCAAACTTCGGTGAAGTAAATGCTGCTTATGAAAAGTATTTTACAGCGCCGTATCCAGCAAGAAGCTGTGTACAAGCAGCAGCTCTTCCAAAAGATGCAGTTGTTGAAATTGAAGTTATTGCTGCAAAAAACTAG
- a CDS encoding YheT family hydrolase, which produces MPVIQSEYQCHQSLKNGHIQTLIPFFIRWGKPHELLTRTLTTPDGDFLRYYISKAENPLNHVIIISHGLEGNGRDRYIIDMKKKFTAQGYDVISWDMRSCGGKLNRTKKFYNAKDFKDLEFLIENIADDYEKVSLMGISLGGAITTNYLGRNCDNVHPKVYRAFILSSPLDLNASNKKLRTEFSRFIYRHAFVYSMRKKVIEKAKVMDLPVDLNKVRKIKHIDEFDDYVTAPLYGYRNGEDYRSQASPLAHLEKIKIPFYILNAYDDPFLSKESYPFKLAKEKENIFLEVPKHGGHVGFVKSFRDEYYWYELRILEFLKMKI; this is translated from the coding sequence ATGCCAGTCATTCAATCTGAATATCAATGTCATCAATCTCTTAAGAATGGCCATATTCAAACATTGATTCCATTCTTTATCCGATGGGGTAAGCCACATGAGCTCCTCACTCGTACCTTAACAACTCCCGATGGAGACTTCTTACGCTATTACATCTCCAAAGCAGAAAATCCATTAAATCATGTCATTATCATTAGTCATGGCCTAGAAGGCAACGGTCGAGATCGCTATATCATCGATATGAAGAAGAAGTTTACGGCCCAAGGTTATGATGTCATCTCATGGGATATGCGATCTTGTGGAGGAAAACTCAATCGTACAAAAAAGTTTTATAACGCCAAGGACTTTAAAGACCTCGAATTTTTAATTGAAAATATTGCTGATGACTATGAGAAAGTTTCTTTAATGGGAATTAGTCTTGGTGGGGCGATTACAACAAATTACTTAGGAAGAAATTGCGATAACGTTCATCCTAAAGTCTATCGTGCCTTTATTCTTTCCTCACCACTTGATTTAAATGCAAGTAACAAGAAATTGAGAACTGAATTTTCGCGATTTATCTATCGCCATGCATTTGTCTACTCAATGAGAAAGAAGGTTATTGAAAAAGCCAAGGTAATGGATCTTCCTGTGGATCTAAATAAAGTAAGAAAGATTAAACATATTGATGAGTTTGATGACTATGTAACAGCTCCATTATATGGCTATCGAAATGGCGAGGATTATCGCTCTCAAGCCTCACCACTTGCCCATTTAGAAAAAATAAAAATACCATTTTATATTCTAAATGCTTATGATGATCCATTTCTATCAAAGGAAAGCTATCCCTTTAAATTAGCCAAAGAAAAAGAGAATATATTTCTTGAAGTGCCAAAACATGGTGGGCACGTGGGGTTTGTGAAGTCTTTTCGAGATGAATACTATTGGTATGAATTGAGAATCTTAGAATTTTTAAAAATGAAAATATAA